The genomic region TGAGCCCCTTGAGATCCGCGCGCACGTCGAGCTTTCCCGCCATCATCGCCTCGGAGAGCTCCTTCACCACCTGGTTCACCGCCTTACTCATGAACGCCTCCCTGTACCAGCCTGCGCACCTCCGCCACCGCGTGGTCGATGGCCCCTGCCACGGCGCCGGTCATGAACTCACGGGTCCGGTTGAAGCAGCGCCCCTCGATCCCCACGAGCGTCACCTGCTCCGGCATCTTCTCGGGAAACAGCAACCTGCCGATCTCGATGATCTCCCTCAAACCGACCCCGTGCACCGAGATCTCCGGCCCCGCCTCGGGGAGCTCCTGCCACGGTATCACGTGCACCGCCCCCGGGACCTCCCCCAGTTGCACCGCGTCGACCACGATCAGGTGCGCCTCCCCCTGCAGCATGGCAAGAAGGTCGAAACCGCCCACACCCAGGTACTCCAGCCGGGCCGCCAGCGGCTCAAGCCTTCGGTATACCTCGTAGCCCGCG from Citrifermentans bremense harbors:
- a CDS encoding hydrogenase maturation protease, producing MRLQNDSAIVVCIGNELVADDAAGYEVYRRLEPLAARLEYLGVGGFDLLAMLQGEAHLIVVDAVQLGEVPGAVHVIPWQELPEAGPEISVHGVGLREIIEIGRLLFPEKMPEQVTLVGIEGRCFNRTREFMTGAVAGAIDHAVAEVRRLVQGGVHE